One Burkholderia sp. WP9 genomic window, CGAATGGTCCGCGCAATCTCTTCGCCGAAAATATCCTCGTAGCAGATGTCCACCGCGACCGGCTGGTTGTGGACCATGAACGGCTTCTGCACCGGCGCGCCACGGAAGAAATCGCCGAGCGGGATGCTCATCAGGTTGACGAACCAGCGGAAGCCCCACGGCACGAATTCGCCGAACGGCACGAGGTGGTGTTTGTCGTAGCGATAGACGTCGCGCGTGCCGGGCGTGACGCCGAACAGGCTATTCGTATAGTCGATCACCTGGCCCTCCGGCGTGATCGTGCCGCCGATCGCGCCGAACAGGATTGCGCTGCCCGTCGTGTCCGAGAAGTTGCGCACCGCCGACGCGAAGGGCGCCGGCAATTGTTGCGCGAGTACCGGAATAGCGGTTTCCGGCGTGACGATCAGATCGGCCGGCTTCGAGGTGATCATCTGCTGATACTGGTCGATCGCGGCGCGCATGCCGGATTCCTCGAACTTCATTTCCTGTTTGACGTTGCCTTGCAGCAGGCGCACGGTCAGCGGGGCGTTGGCCGGCACGGTCCATTGCACGAGCGGCAGCAGCAGTCCGGCCGCGATCAGCGCCAGCGCGATCGCGCCAGGCGCGGCGACGCGCGACACACCCGGGTTCGCGCCGTTGCGGCCGGCGTCGCCGTTGGCGTTGCCGCGCGGCTTGCGCGAGCGCAGTAGCGGCAGCAGCGCCTGCACGATCAGCGCAGCCACCAGCGCCAGCATCCAGCCGACGCCGTATACGCCCGCCACCGGTGCGAAGCCGGCGAACGGGCCGTCCACCTGAGCGTAACCGCTGGCAAGCCACGGAAAGCCCGTGAACACCGTACCGCGCAACCATTCGCCGATCGCCCATGCGCTCGCGAACGCCAGCGCGCCGTGCCAGGTGGGTGAGAAAGGCGTGTCGTCCGCGGCTGCGCCATTGCGCGCGTGACCGGCGCAGAACGACCAGACACCTGCCGCCAGCGCCGGATAAATCGCCAGATAGAGCGAGAACAGCACCACGGCCGCGCCGGCGAGCGGCGCCGCCATGCCGCCGTAAAAATGCATGCTGACGTAGAGCCACCATACGCCGGTCACGAAATTGCCGAAGCCGAACGCGCCGCCCGTCAGAGCGGCACTTTTCCAGCCTGTGGTACGCGTGAGCCAGGCGAAGAAGAACGCGAAGATCGCGAGTTCGAGCCAGCCGCCGTGCGGCGTCGGCGCGAACGAAAGCGTGTTGGCCGCGCCGGCGGCCAGCGCGACGAGGTAGTGCCAGCGAGGCAGCGTGCGGCCGCGAACTTGCTCGGCGGCAGAAGCGTTCACGCCGCGGCGCGAACGGGAAGTTATCGGGTCGGCCATTGTTGCGCGGTCGGCGTGAGGGGTTGAGAAGCGGGTCGAAAAGCGGGTCGAAAAGCGAGCTAAGCAGCGAGCAAAAAAGCGGACTAAGCAGCGAGCCAAAAAGCGGACTAAGCAGCGAGCCGAAAAGCGACCTGAAGAAGCGGCGAGAAAACCGGCCGCAACCGGATCAGGTCTGCACGTGCTGCGCTTCGCGCTCGCGCTGGCCGGCGAGCGGATCGCGGCGCACCAGCAGCATGTGAATCTGGCGGGCGTCGCCGCGCAGAATCTCGAAGATCAGATCGTCGAGGCGGACTTTTTCGCCCCGATGCGGCACCCGTCCGAAATGATGCGTGACGAGTCCGCCGATCGTGTCGACTTCGTCGTCTGAGTAATGGGTGCCGAAGGCTTCGTTGAACTGTTCGATTTCGGTCAGCGCGCGCACGCGGAAACGTCCGTCCGGCGAGGCGATGATGTTGCCGCTTTCCTCGTCGAAATCGTATTCGTCTTCAATATCGCCGACGATCTGTTCCAGCACGTCTTCGATCGTGATCAGGCCGGCCACGCCACCGTATTCGTCGACCACCACCGCGAGGTGATTGCGATTCACGCGGAAGTCGTGCAGCAGCACATTCAGACGCTTCGACTCGGGGATGAACACGGCCGGGCGCAGCATGCCGCGCACGTCGAACTCTTCTTCGGCGTAGTAGCGCAGCAGGTCTTTGGCGAGCAGCACGCCGATGATGTTGTCGCGATTGCCTTCGTAGACCGGATAGCGCGAGTGCGCTTTTTCCAGCACGTACGGGATAAATTCGGCGGGATTGTCCGCGATGTTGATCGCGTCCATTTGCGCACGCGGCACCATGATGTCGCGCGCGCTGAGTTCGGAGACCTGGAATACGCCTTCGATCATCGACAGCGAGTCGGCGTCGATCAGGTTGCGTTCGTGCGCGTCCTGCAGAATTTCCAGGAGTTCGGCGCGCGAGTCGGGCTCAGGCGAGATGAAGTCGGTCAGACGCTCGAGGAGTGAGCGCTTTTCCTGCGGTTTGTCGGTTTGGCGTCGACTGGGATACGTGTCGTTCATGGTAGTGCGCCCGGCAAGACTGGGCGCGCTGTTGCAGAGCATTAAGGATACACCAGGCACATGGCAGGACCGTGTCCCGCCGGGCTGGGCGATGAGTGAAGCTGGGGTGAAGCGGCTTCGCCGTGAAGGGCGGGCGTGGGTCAATCCTAACTGATTACGCGCGGAAAAGCGTTTCCAGGAAAAAAAGCGCCGTTCGTGACGATTATTCCTGGTCGGTCTTGAGGTCCGCTTTGACGTTAGCTTTGACGTCCGCCTTCGCGCCCACTTTTTGGCCCGCCTTCAGGTCCGCCTCGCGGCTTTCCTCGCGGCACCGTTCGAGCAGCGCTTCGAGCGCGCGGTCCGGCATGCCGCTTTCGCGCAGCGCATGCACGGTGCGGCTGACGTAATCGAGCGTAGTACCGTAGCGACCGCTGGCGCAACCGAACACGGTTTTGACGATGTCGTCGTGCAGCTTGCCCGTGTAGCTCGGCACGTCACGGCGCATCACGAACGCCAGCGCGTCGACGCGCCGGCCGT contains:
- the lnt gene encoding apolipoprotein N-acyltransferase → MADPITSRSRRGVNASAAEQVRGRTLPRWHYLVALAAGAANTLSFAPTPHGGWLELAIFAFFFAWLTRTTGWKSAALTGGAFGFGNFVTGVWWLYVSMHFYGGMAAPLAGAAVVLFSLYLAIYPALAAGVWSFCAGHARNGAAADDTPFSPTWHGALAFASAWAIGEWLRGTVFTGFPWLASGYAQVDGPFAGFAPVAGVYGVGWMLALVAALIVQALLPLLRSRKPRGNANGDAGRNGANPGVSRVAAPGAIALALIAAGLLLPLVQWTVPANAPLTVRLLQGNVKQEMKFEESGMRAAIDQYQQMITSKPADLIVTPETAIPVLAQQLPAPFASAVRNFSDTTGSAILFGAIGGTITPEGQVIDYTNSLFGVTPGTRDVYRYDKHHLVPFGEFVPWGFRWFVNLMSIPLGDFFRGAPVQKPFMVHNQPVAVDICYEDIFGEEIARTIRESDTPAGVLVNSTNLAWFGDTIALDQHLQIARMRSLETGRPMLRATNTGMTAAIDANGKVLGRLTPYTVGSLDLTVQGTSGSTPYVTSGNNTVLAVSLFLLAFGFAFGPGIRRRQNGKQ
- a CDS encoding transporter associated domain-containing protein, with protein sequence MNDTYPSRRQTDKPQEKRSLLERLTDFISPEPDSRAELLEILQDAHERNLIDADSLSMIEGVFQVSELSARDIMVPRAQMDAINIADNPAEFIPYVLEKAHSRYPVYEGNRDNIIGVLLAKDLLRYYAEEEFDVRGMLRPAVFIPESKRLNVLLHDFRVNRNHLAVVVDEYGGVAGLITIEDVLEQIVGDIEDEYDFDEESGNIIASPDGRFRVRALTEIEQFNEAFGTHYSDDEVDTIGGLVTHHFGRVPHRGEKVRLDDLIFEILRGDARQIHMLLVRRDPLAGQREREAQHVQT